A genomic segment from Dasania marina DSM 21967 encodes:
- a CDS encoding HpcH/HpaI aldolase/citrate lyase family protein, producing the protein MQIRPRRSVLYMPGSHPRALQKAQQLAADSLIFDMEDAVAPAAKVQAREIITSAIQLGDYGTREIVVRVNALDTEWGEGDLKAMARSGAHAICLPKVETAAEVAEALAILDKAQAPGSLYLWVMAETPRGVLNIQEVCGASTRIAVLMMGTSDLSKELRLRNRDDRLGLVASLNLCVLAARAHNLDIIDGVQLDLNNEQAYQHSCEQGRDLGFDGKSVIHPKQIAYANQMFSPSATDIEWAHKVLVAWQQAEQAGEALVLLDGRLIENLHVDEAKRTLAIAAAIAER; encoded by the coding sequence ATGCAGATACGCCCCCGCCGTTCCGTTTTATACATGCCCGGTTCACACCCCAGAGCCTTACAAAAAGCCCAGCAGCTAGCAGCCGATAGTCTTATTTTTGATATGGAAGATGCGGTGGCACCTGCAGCCAAAGTGCAAGCCAGAGAAATTATTACATCAGCGATACAGCTGGGCGATTACGGCACTCGTGAAATAGTGGTGCGAGTTAACGCGCTGGATACCGAATGGGGTGAGGGCGATTTAAAAGCCATGGCCCGCAGTGGTGCTCATGCCATCTGCCTACCTAAAGTTGAAACCGCAGCAGAGGTGGCAGAGGCGCTGGCTATTTTAGATAAAGCACAGGCACCGGGTAGCCTGTATTTATGGGTAATGGCTGAAACCCCTAGGGGCGTGTTAAATATTCAAGAGGTGTGTGGTGCCAGTACACGCATTGCCGTGTTGATGATGGGCACTAGTGACTTATCAAAAGAGTTGCGCCTGCGTAATCGTGATGATCGCTTAGGTTTAGTGGCCTCGCTTAATTTGTGTGTGCTGGCAGCGCGAGCGCATAACCTAGATATTATTGATGGCGTGCAACTGGATTTAAATAACGAGCAGGCTTATCAGCATAGTTGCGAACAGGGGCGAGATTTAGGCTTTGATGGTAAAAGCGTGATACACCCCAAGCAAATAGCCTATGCCAATCAAATGTTTTCCCCCAGTGCTACCGATATAGAGTGGGCGCATAAAGTGCTAGTGGCTTGGCAGCAGGCTGAACAAGCCGGTGAGGCATTAGTGCTGTTAGATGGTCGCTTAATAGAAAATCTACATGTAGATGAGGCCAAACGTACTTTGGCTATAGCTGCAGCTATAGCTGAGCGGTGA
- a CDS encoding PEP-CTERM sorting domain-containing protein: MLKALALTIVTGLVSLPASASLILESYSSGSANPNTIGGYAMTDFNLIAGNTGDAISSISSPISGSVGLSDQYGNPVSLGFADSTTWWVNGEANDSNIFTTGTNTITIVLPENTLAFAFNVGANQNAQGWIDTFETNGSGLSGNSRHYFSPSASNTPGFGVYADSSQECSYLSSIVIDPTFIWGAGNFSINQGSCNTAVPEPSPIILLGLGLVGLVIIRRKNS, translated from the coding sequence ATGTTAAAAGCTCTTGCCCTGACTATTGTAACCGGCCTAGTGTCGCTACCAGCCTCTGCCTCGTTAATATTAGAGTCCTACAGCTCAGGCTCAGCCAACCCCAATACTATTGGCGGCTACGCTATGACGGACTTTAACCTCATCGCAGGCAATACCGGCGACGCCATCTCTAGCATCAGCTCACCGATTAGCGGCAGCGTTGGCCTCAGCGATCAATATGGCAACCCTGTTAGCCTAGGTTTTGCCGATAGTACAACGTGGTGGGTAAACGGCGAAGCCAACGACAGCAACATTTTCACAACAGGCACTAACACCATCACTATCGTATTACCCGAAAACACCTTAGCTTTTGCCTTTAACGTAGGTGCTAACCAAAATGCACAAGGCTGGATAGATACTTTTGAAACCAATGGCAGCGGTTTGAGTGGTAACAGCAGACACTACTTTAGCCCCAGCGCCAGCAACACCCCAGGCTTTGGTGTTTATGCCGACAGCAGCCAAGAGTGCTCTTACCTATCATCCATCGTAATTGACCCCACATTTATTTGGGGCGCAGGTAACTTCTCTATTAACCAAGGCTCTTGTAATACCGCCGTGCCTGAGCCCTCACCTATCATACTGCTAGGTTTAGGTTTAGTTGGCTTAGTAATTATTCGTAGAAAAAACAGCTAA
- a CDS encoding flagellin, translating into MGLTIGETTNNESLLNNLQKTAKKESEGLQPLSSGKKINSAKDDAAGLIISQQLLSELTALDQAARNASDGISLVQVADGGLSSITENLTRIRELSLQAANGTLGGAQRNALQVEVGQLQEQISSVLDNTRFNNVNLLNNNTAIDLQVGGEAGEKLTVQLQDVSSSLATTQAVDISTASGASNALSVVDTAIAAVDSFRGDLGAVSSRIESAINNNRSSAENIAAARSRISDTDYAQASSEQVKQSLLKGAGNALQAQANASSQLVLRLLS; encoded by the coding sequence ATGGGTTTGACTATAGGTGAAACCACCAACAACGAGAGCTTACTCAATAATTTGCAGAAAACTGCAAAGAAAGAGAGTGAGGGCTTACAACCCTTAAGTTCGGGCAAAAAAATTAACAGCGCCAAAGATGATGCCGCGGGCCTAATTATTTCCCAACAACTGCTAAGCGAGTTAACCGCATTAGACCAAGCCGCACGCAATGCCAGTGATGGTATTTCTTTAGTGCAGGTGGCGGACGGTGGCCTATCATCCATTACCGAAAATCTCACTCGTATCCGGGAGCTATCCCTGCAGGCGGCCAACGGCACCTTAGGTGGCGCACAACGCAATGCCTTGCAGGTCGAAGTGGGCCAGCTACAAGAGCAAATTAGCAGCGTGTTGGATAATACTAGATTTAATAATGTTAATTTGCTTAACAATAATACGGCTATAGATTTGCAGGTAGGCGGTGAAGCCGGCGAGAAGCTGACTGTGCAATTACAAGATGTCAGCAGCAGCCTAGCGACAACGCAGGCTGTGGATATTTCCACTGCGTCAGGTGCCAGTAATGCCTTGTCGGTAGTTGATACGGCCATAGCCGCAGTGGATAGCTTTCGTGGTGATTTAGGTGCGGTGAGTAGCCGTATAGAATCGGCAATTAATAATAATCGCAGTAGCGCCGAAAATATTGCTGCTGCGCGCAGCCGTATTAGTGATACCGACTATGCCCAAGCCTCCAGTGAGCAAGTCAAACAGTCACTACTCAAAGGCGCCGGTAATGCTCTGCAAGCGCAGGCTAATGCCAGTTCACAACTGGTGTTGCGCTTATTGTCGTAA
- a CDS encoding SDR family NAD(P)-dependent oxidoreductase yields the protein MHPLFSLQGQVAFITGAGSDTGIGFAAAKILAELGAEIAITATSERIHQRAKDLASISPKVKSYICDLTDRPATRELIKTIEQDFGKIDVLVNNAGMTMVGSEEVYGLFHLSSDEEWDTGIERNLTTCYNVTRAVLPGMVDRQYGRIVNVSSVTGPLVSNVGEAAYSAAKAAMIGMSRSIALDVAKHHITINNVAPGWVATASQTEEEAIASKYTPVGRGGSAMEMATMIAYLASPGASYVTGQMMVVDGGNCLQESKGP from the coding sequence ATGCACCCACTCTTTTCCCTACAAGGCCAAGTCGCCTTCATTACCGGCGCAGGCAGTGATACGGGTATAGGCTTTGCCGCGGCAAAAATTTTAGCGGAGCTAGGCGCAGAGATTGCCATTACCGCTACCTCTGAACGCATACACCAGCGCGCCAAAGATCTGGCCAGCATTAGCCCAAAAGTAAAAAGTTATATTTGTGATTTAACCGACCGCCCTGCCACCCGCGAATTAATTAAAACCATAGAGCAGGACTTTGGCAAAATTGATGTATTAGTCAATAACGCCGGCATGACTATGGTGGGCTCGGAAGAGGTGTATGGTTTGTTTCATTTAAGCAGTGACGAAGAGTGGGACACGGGCATAGAACGCAACCTCACCACCTGCTACAACGTCACCCGCGCGGTATTACCCGGCATGGTGGATAGACAGTACGGCCGCATAGTCAATGTTTCATCGGTAACCGGGCCACTGGTGAGCAACGTAGGCGAGGCGGCTTACAGCGCCGCCAAGGCAGCTATGATAGGCATGAGCCGCAGCATAGCCCTAGATGTTGCCAAGCATCACATCACGATTAATAACGTTGCCCCGGGCTGGGTAGCTACCGCCTCACAAACCGAAGAAGAAGCCATAGCCTCAAAATACACCCCGGTAGGGCGCGGCGGCAGCGCCATGGAAATGGCCACCATGATTGCCTATTTGGCGTCACCAGGTGCAAGCTATGTAACAGGGCAAATGATGGTCGTGGATGGCGGTAATTGCCTGCAGGAAAGCAAAGGGCCATAA
- a CDS encoding ABC transporter substrate-binding protein, which translates to MSTGNNNKPIDVPKRKSVKALAALGASVCIAGKAPFVFARNKTTLRVLGTHVTLQEEIRQQAMADLGINIEFQPGGSAAVLQKAFMAPQSFDLYEQWSNSINVLWRSGSIQSIDKKQLRYWDEINDLSKTGKLTPQAKLGAGDAPYKILHVQANGQLGTEHTDNISFLPYVHNVDSFGYNTDVVAKGIPYETESWGWLLDEAYAGKVGIVNEPTIGLFDLILAAQAKGLVQFDDIGALSRVELDALFKVLIAKKKTGHFSGFWNSVPESVDFMANKRVVIESMFSPAVAALNGMNIPVTYAAPKEGYRGWHGVMCLSAATEGKRKDAAYDYMNWWLSGWPGAFIARQGYYISNPQRSKSQLSTAEWDYWYQGKAAAEDLRGTDGKVSVQQGEVRTGGSYDKRFSNVAVWNTVMPNYDYSLQKWYEFISS; encoded by the coding sequence GTGTCTACAGGTAATAACAATAAACCCATTGATGTACCGAAAAGAAAGAGTGTAAAAGCATTGGCCGCCTTAGGTGCTTCGGTCTGCATAGCAGGTAAGGCGCCTTTTGTTTTTGCCCGTAATAAAACCACCCTGCGGGTACTGGGTACTCATGTCACCTTGCAGGAAGAAATCCGTCAGCAGGCTATGGCAGATTTAGGTATTAATATAGAGTTTCAGCCAGGAGGCAGCGCTGCCGTATTACAAAAAGCGTTTATGGCGCCACAGTCTTTTGATCTGTATGAGCAGTGGTCTAACAGTATTAATGTGTTGTGGCGGTCGGGATCTATACAATCTATCGATAAAAAACAGCTGCGTTACTGGGATGAAATTAATGATCTTAGTAAAACCGGCAAGCTTACTCCGCAGGCAAAATTGGGGGCGGGGGATGCGCCTTATAAAATATTGCATGTGCAGGCTAATGGTCAATTAGGTACAGAGCATACCGATAATATTAGCTTTTTACCCTACGTCCATAATGTCGATTCCTTTGGTTATAACACCGATGTTGTAGCCAAAGGTATACCTTATGAAACTGAGAGTTGGGGTTGGTTATTGGATGAGGCTTATGCGGGTAAGGTGGGTATAGTTAATGAGCCCACCATAGGCTTGTTCGATTTAATTTTGGCGGCACAAGCCAAAGGCCTGGTGCAATTTGATGATATAGGTGCCTTAAGCCGTGTTGAATTGGATGCCTTATTTAAAGTGCTGATAGCTAAGAAAAAAACAGGGCATTTTAGTGGTTTTTGGAACTCGGTGCCGGAGTCGGTAGATTTTATGGCCAATAAACGCGTTGTTATAGAGAGTATGTTCTCGCCAGCGGTAGCCGCGCTTAATGGGATGAATATTCCCGTTACCTATGCTGCCCCTAAAGAGGGTTATAGGGGGTGGCACGGAGTGATGTGTTTATCCGCAGCTACCGAAGGCAAAAGAAAAGATGCCGCCTATGACTATATGAACTGGTGGCTGTCGGGCTGGCCCGGCGCTTTTATTGCGCGCCAGGGGTATTATATTTCTAATCCGCAACGCTCTAAATCACAATTAAGTACGGCGGAATGGGATTATTGGTATCAGGGTAAAGCGGCTGCTGAGGATTTGCGAGGCACTGACGGCAAAGTATCTGTGCAGCAAGGCGAGGTGCGCACAGGGGGCAGCTATGACAAACGTTTTAGCAATGTGGCGGTTTGGAATACGGTGATGCCCAATTACGATTATAGCCTGCAAAAATGGTATGAGTTTATCAGTTCATGA
- a CDS encoding ATP-binding protein, translating to MFRSLQIQILLVVACLISILLVQALLSKAAQETLIDNQSLTMQAMANIALVNRLERDVVDLKRNVLIYKDTASESAVSRFNELIDSVNKDLGTFEHNVSDINDERYNDLIRRMRSHLKDYQDNFVSVVSGRAKREDIYKNKIIKGFDYLDSMLGLHQDDEGNYKMRYELMSAKRYMLGYMLDPDYQLIEKFNGHMAAVEAYLNNSYPNKDAMRDTFRHISDDFNQLTHLTRGYIFLVNVVMAGSANEFLFLTKEITKSFTDKQQINNNKIISDATKTKRNSRLVVMASIGLSIMVAVFLILRIIIPVRKITDVFRRLSTGDDVEEIPCIERSDEIGDLAKAANIFHDKNKESVELLEKTQKLHFEQEVLNLELAIEKENAELAAASKSIFLANMSHEIRTPMNGIIGLVQLALRTDLDKKQRSYLEKIAYSGRIMMGVINDILDFSKIEAGRLDIEQVAFSINTLIENLIASVRVKAKEKQLNFRVNLLTSMPEHLLGDPLRISQVLLNLCNNAVKFTEQGEVTVDISFSPKPVDGSAYLVVDVSDTGMGMSEQQLETVFDSFTQADDSTSRRFGGTGLGLAIVKQLTELMGGEVKVKSEQGVGSCFTVNCSVAEVESLSVLSELDERQLHAYYLPAGDNGLISDNYFKFSRMEKTALSLEPLSELPLPVGDGKTLVLVDVVSQSFVDKHHVLFEQLFDQGYPIGFITDMQPATIRHALKQHFKLPVLSHPYSPADFSRFILSMISGAAQHKEGDAIESRGSLLFQGHALVVEDNRINQMVVGDMLTDMGLSFEIVENGEVAVERVTNGTSYDLVFMDIQMPVMDGHTATKRIREAGYDDLVICGLSANAMAHDAADAKVSGMNDYVTKPIEWDDLVAVVEKYLKRGVAS from the coding sequence ATGTTTCGCTCATTACAGATACAAATACTATTGGTTGTTGCCTGTTTAATATCCATTTTGTTGGTGCAAGCTTTATTGTCTAAGGCGGCACAGGAAACCCTGATTGATAATCAAAGCCTCACCATGCAAGCTATGGCTAATATTGCCTTGGTGAATCGGCTAGAGCGCGATGTGGTCGATTTAAAGCGTAATGTTTTAATTTACAAAGACACTGCTAGTGAGTCAGCTGTGTCACGGTTTAATGAACTTATCGACAGCGTTAATAAAGATCTGGGTACCTTTGAGCATAATGTCTCGGACATTAACGATGAGAGGTACAATGATTTAATTAGACGCATGCGTTCTCACCTGAAAGATTATCAAGATAATTTTGTGAGTGTTGTCAGTGGTAGAGCTAAGCGTGAAGATATATATAAAAATAAAATCATTAAAGGTTTTGACTATTTAGATAGCATGCTAGGCCTGCATCAGGATGATGAGGGTAATTATAAAATGCGTTATGAATTGATGTCTGCTAAGCGTTACATGCTGGGTTATATGTTAGACCCCGACTATCAATTAATAGAAAAATTTAATGGTCATATGGCTGCGGTGGAGGCGTACTTAAATAATAGTTACCCTAACAAAGATGCGATGCGCGATACATTTCGTCACATAAGTGACGATTTTAATCAATTAACCCATCTGACCAGAGGGTATATATTTTTGGTTAATGTGGTAATGGCTGGTTCCGCTAATGAGTTTTTGTTTTTAACGAAAGAGATTACAAAAAGTTTTACGGATAAGCAGCAGATTAATAACAACAAAATTATTTCTGATGCCACTAAAACAAAACGTAATTCCAGGTTGGTTGTGATGGCTTCTATAGGTTTGTCCATTATGGTGGCTGTGTTTTTAATACTGCGAATTATTATACCTGTTAGAAAGATCACCGATGTTTTTCGCAGGCTTTCTACTGGCGACGATGTTGAGGAGATTCCCTGTATAGAACGCAGTGATGAGATAGGTGACTTGGCCAAGGCGGCTAATATTTTTCATGATAAAAACAAAGAGTCGGTGGAATTATTAGAGAAAACGCAAAAGTTACATTTTGAACAAGAGGTCTTGAACTTAGAGCTGGCTATAGAAAAAGAAAATGCCGAGCTAGCGGCAGCTTCAAAAAGTATATTTTTGGCTAATATGAGTCATGAAATACGTACTCCTATGAATGGCATTATCGGCTTGGTGCAGTTGGCTTTAAGAACTGATCTTGATAAAAAACAGCGCAGTTACTTGGAAAAAATCGCCTATTCTGGCCGTATTATGATGGGGGTTATTAACGACATACTGGATTTTTCAAAAATAGAAGCTGGCAGGCTGGATATAGAGCAGGTAGCGTTTTCGATAAATACTTTAATAGAAAACTTAATTGCTTCTGTGCGTGTTAAAGCCAAAGAAAAACAGTTGAACTTTCGGGTTAATTTGTTAACTAGTATGCCTGAGCATCTACTAGGTGACCCTTTACGTATCAGCCAAGTGTTATTAAATTTATGTAATAACGCAGTTAAGTTCACTGAGCAGGGTGAAGTGACTGTGGATATCAGTTTTTCCCCTAAACCGGTAGATGGCTCGGCATATCTTGTGGTTGATGTAAGCGATACCGGTATGGGTATGAGTGAGCAGCAACTGGAAACGGTATTTGATTCTTTTACCCAAGCCGATGACTCTACCAGTAGGCGTTTTGGTGGCACGGGTTTAGGTTTGGCTATTGTTAAGCAGTTGACAGAGTTAATGGGTGGAGAAGTTAAGGTTAAATCGGAGCAAGGGGTAGGTAGTTGCTTTACGGTAAACTGTAGCGTAGCAGAGGTAGAGAGCCTATCGGTATTGAGCGAGTTAGATGAGCGGCAGTTACATGCTTATTATTTGCCGGCAGGTGATAATGGTCTTATTTCGGATAATTATTTTAAATTTAGCCGTATGGAAAAAACAGCGCTTAGCCTAGAGCCGTTGTCAGAGCTGCCCTTGCCGGTAGGCGACGGTAAAACCTTGGTGTTAGTGGATGTAGTTAGCCAAAGCTTTGTTGACAAACATCACGTGTTGTTTGAACAGTTGTTTGATCAGGGTTATCCCATAGGCTTTATTACCGATATGCAGCCAGCCACTATAAGGCACGCGTTAAAACAGCACTTTAAGCTGCCGGTATTGTCGCACCCGTATTCGCCAGCTGATTTTTCACGTTTCATCCTGTCTATGATTTCTGGCGCTGCACAGCATAAAGAAGGCGATGCTATAGAGTCGCGCGGTAGTTTATTATTCCAGGGCCATGCTTTGGTAGTTGAGGATAATCGCATTAACCAAATGGTTGTGGGTGATATGTTGACTGACATGGGCTTGAGTTTTGAGATAGTCGAAAATGGTGAGGTAGCTGTTGAGAGAGTGACTAATGGTACAAGCTATGATTTAGTTTTTATGGATATACAAATGCCGGTAATGGATGGCCACACTGCCACCAAACGCATACGAGAGGCGGGTTATGATGATTTAGTGATCTGTGGTTTATCAGCGAATGCCATGGCACATGATGCGGCCGACGCTAAAGTGTCAGGGATGAATGACTATGTTACCAAGCCCATAGAGTGGGATGACTTGGTGGCGGTTGTTGAAAAGTATTTGAAAAGGGGAGTCGCTAGTTGA
- a CDS encoding carboxymuconolactone decarboxylase family protein has product MSEQDKKNGLKVRTEVMGEAFVQRAIDNTSELTAPLQDWINEHAWGSTWQRDTLPRQTRSLITIAMLAALKTPTELKGHVRGALNNGCSVAEIQEVLLHSIVYCGAPAAQEAFRAAQEVISEWQQTNPN; this is encoded by the coding sequence ATGTCAGAACAAGATAAGAAAAACGGCCTGAAAGTAAGAACTGAAGTGATGGGTGAGGCCTTTGTGCAGCGCGCCATAGACAATACCAGCGAACTGACTGCACCCTTGCAAGACTGGATTAACGAGCATGCCTGGGGCTCCACTTGGCAGCGCGACACCCTGCCCCGCCAAACCCGCTCGCTAATCACCATCGCCATGCTAGCGGCACTTAAAACCCCTACCGAATTAAAAGGCCACGTGCGCGGCGCGCTCAATAACGGCTGTAGCGTGGCAGAAATACAAGAAGTGCTACTGCACTCTATAGTTTATTGTGGCGCCCCCGCCGCCCAAGAAGCCTTTCGAGCGGCGCAAGAAGTTATTAGCGAGTGGCAGCAAACCAACCCCAATTAA
- a CDS encoding OmpA family protein, whose protein sequence is MNAAIIKAPIIALALLSASACTTFDPYTGEQKTSNTAKGAGIGAGLAAVVAYAANKDEDDARKRNQRILRAATGGAAIGGGIGYYMDTQEAKLRKQLRDSGVSIEREGNNINLIMPGNITFQTGKFTLNPNFHSVLDSVALVLKEYDQTLVIVSGHTDNTGSATTNQTLSEQRAASVSTHLRSKGVLNDRIENIGFGFSQPIASNSTATGREQNRRVEIALIPITE, encoded by the coding sequence ATGAACGCAGCAATTATAAAGGCTCCCATTATCGCCCTAGCGCTGTTAAGCGCATCCGCGTGCACAACATTTGATCCTTATACCGGCGAACAAAAAACCTCTAACACCGCAAAAGGTGCAGGTATAGGTGCAGGCCTTGCGGCAGTAGTCGCCTATGCTGCCAACAAAGATGAAGATGATGCCAGAAAGAGAAACCAACGCATATTAAGAGCTGCTACTGGCGGCGCAGCCATAGGCGGCGGTATCGGCTACTACATGGATACCCAAGAAGCCAAATTACGTAAACAACTGCGCGACAGTGGCGTGAGCATAGAAAGAGAGGGCAATAATATTAATTTAATTATGCCTGGCAACATCACTTTTCAAACAGGCAAGTTCACCTTAAACCCTAACTTTCACTCGGTATTGGATTCTGTTGCCTTAGTATTGAAAGAATACGACCAAACATTAGTTATCGTGTCTGGCCATACCGATAACACCGGCTCGGCAACTACCAACCAAACCTTATCAGAGCAACGCGCCGCATCAGTCTCCACTCATTTGAGATCGAAAGGCGTACTTAACGATAGGATAGAAAATATAGGTTTTGGCTTTAGCCAGCCCATCGCTAGCAATAGCACCGCCACCGGCCGTGAACAAAACCGCCGTGTAGAAATCGCCCTTATCCCTATCACTGAATAA